In Limisalsivibrio acetivorans, one genomic interval encodes:
- a CDS encoding ExbD/TolR family protein translates to MKFSRNDRKQALDINITPLIDVVFLLLIFFMVSTSFIVSSSIEVDLPQARGENVEVKKNIRISVTEDGGIYINGRRYAQERVPGVLSDLKESTPNATVVIEADEGVTHGKVVFVMDASRKNGFEKFAIAVEEE, encoded by the coding sequence GTGAAATTCAGTAGAAATGACAGAAAGCAGGCTCTTGATATAAACATCACGCCGCTTATCGATGTCGTTTTTCTTCTGCTCATTTTCTTCATGGTTTCCACCTCCTTTATCGTTTCCAGCTCCATCGAGGTGGATCTCCCCCAGGCGAGGGGTGAGAATGTTGAGGTGAAGAAGAACATCCGCATATCTGTTACGGAGGATGGCGGTATCTATATCAACGGCCGGAGGTATGCCCAGGAAAGGGTTCCCGGTGTATTGAGCGACCTGAAAGAGTCCACCCCCAACGCAACTGTTGTTATCGAAGCGGATGAGGGTGTAACCCACGGCAAGGTGGTCTTTGTTATGGACGCAAGCCGTAAGAACGGCTTTGAGAAGTTTGCCATCGCCGTGGAGGAGGAGTAG